The following proteins come from a genomic window of Candidatus Francisella endociliophora:
- the pgeF gene encoding peptidoglycan editing factor PgeF codes for MSVVFINTPFPRLKLGYTNKLQGFSKDKYAKFNLGDKVGDKHLAVEKNRNLFKSYTKADVKWLNQNHTNIVKSFDECDAGFCDAIITDKPNQVCAVLTADCLPIILFDKKMTKVAAVHAGWRGLSQGILEETLKEFIGLDLVAWFGPCITESHYEVGADVHDKFIELHENFGQAFRQKKEGKYLFDMKFIARQILNDNHCFDIVDSNLCTYSNKRFYSYRKEGITGRQASFVWFE; via the coding sequence ATGTCAGTAGTTTTTATTAATACACCATTTCCAAGGCTAAAGCTTGGTTATACAAATAAGCTGCAAGGATTCAGCAAAGATAAGTATGCTAAATTTAACCTAGGAGATAAGGTTGGTGATAAGCACCTTGCAGTAGAGAAAAATCGTAATTTATTTAAATCATATACAAAAGCAGATGTTAAATGGCTTAATCAAAATCATACTAATATTGTTAAAAGTTTTGACGAATGCGATGCTGGTTTTTGTGATGCTATCATTACAGATAAGCCAAACCAAGTTTGTGCGGTATTAACAGCGGATTGCCTACCAATAATACTTTTTGATAAAAAGATGACAAAAGTTGCTGCAGTTCATGCTGGTTGGAGAGGTTTATCTCAAGGAATACTAGAGGAGACTTTAAAAGAGTTTATTGGTCTTGATCTAGTAGCATGGTTTGGTCCATGTATTACAGAGTCTCATTATGAAGTGGGAGCTGATGTTCATGATAAGTTTATTGAACTTCATGAAAATTTTGGCCAAGCTTTTAGGCAGAAAAAAGAAGGTAAATATTTATTTGATATGAAATTTATTGCAAGACAAATATTAAATGATAATCATTGTTTTGATATTGTTGATTCAAACTTATGTACATATAGTAATAAGAGATTTTATTCATATCGTAAAGAAGGTATTACAGGTAGGCAAGCTTCATTTGTGTGGTTTGAATAG
- a CDS encoding aminopeptidase P family protein, producing MSEKLQVLKKIMQEKGYDFYLVPSTDDHNNEYVPDCWQYRAWISGFDGSAGDVLVGMDRAYLSTDGRYFTQADFQLDKQEFSLLKQTTFASKIEEWLSENLAGKILAIDPKKISIARAENLLEIANNTGGKIVFDSENLVAQAQKELSQTVETPTENIFVHEIQYAGQSVESKLNNIRKELKEKQVNALVISSLDEIMWTLNIRGRDICHTPVAISYLVVTLDELYLYINKSKIDDEVAEYLSSNTITVKNYSEFYTDLATYEAKYLLDVTSANFAMKQAIKQQVKSEILLTQSPVILSKALKNTMEITGAKDAHRKDAAAFISWWHWLENNYKNSVNEIQAQEKLTEFRAKQKGYVEDSFSYIIGHAANGAIIHYSAKNDENLKTIDDQAPLLCDSGGQYKDGTTDITRVLHFGRPSKEHRRYYTLVLKGHLGLGRAVFPKGTTGSHLDVLAREHLWHFCSDYSHGTGHGVGSFLGVHEGPQRINSASKVELMPGMIVSNEPGAYFPGEFGIRIENLCYVKQRDQESPTGHGPFFCFEDLTLIPYEYKLIETWMLTYTEKKTINNYYSRIRKEVLPLIEDKDVRDFLLFKTRHIK from the coding sequence ATGTCTGAAAAATTACAAGTTTTAAAAAAAATAATGCAAGAAAAAGGGTATGATTTTTATTTAGTGCCCTCAACTGATGATCATAATAATGAATATGTACCTGATTGTTGGCAATATCGTGCTTGGATAAGTGGATTTGATGGTTCTGCAGGGGATGTTCTTGTTGGTATGGATAGAGCATATTTATCTACAGATGGTAGATATTTTACACAAGCAGATTTTCAGCTGGATAAGCAAGAATTTAGCTTACTTAAACAGACAACTTTCGCATCAAAAATTGAAGAGTGGCTGAGTGAGAATTTGGCTGGTAAGATTCTAGCAATAGACCCTAAAAAAATAAGTATAGCAAGAGCTGAGAACTTATTGGAAATAGCTAATAATACTGGTGGAAAAATTGTATTTGATAGTGAAAATTTAGTAGCACAGGCTCAAAAGGAGTTATCTCAAACTGTAGAGACTCCAACAGAAAATATTTTTGTGCATGAAATTCAATATGCAGGCCAATCTGTTGAATCAAAGCTAAATAATATTCGTAAAGAACTTAAAGAAAAACAAGTAAATGCGTTAGTTATATCTAGTCTTGATGAAATTATGTGGACACTTAATATCCGTGGTAGAGATATTTGTCACACTCCTGTTGCTATTAGTTATTTGGTAGTGACTCTTGATGAACTTTATCTATACATAAATAAATCTAAGATTGATGATGAGGTTGCTGAATATCTTAGCTCAAACACTATTACAGTTAAAAATTATTCAGAGTTCTACACTGATTTGGCGACTTATGAGGCTAAATATTTGCTAGATGTAACAAGTGCAAATTTCGCAATGAAACAGGCTATCAAGCAACAAGTAAAAAGTGAAATATTACTAACTCAATCACCAGTAATACTTAGTAAAGCTCTTAAAAATACTATGGAAATAACAGGTGCTAAAGATGCTCATCGAAAAGATGCAGCCGCATTTATCTCTTGGTGGCACTGGTTAGAGAATAACTATAAAAATAGTGTAAATGAGATCCAAGCACAAGAAAAATTAACTGAGTTTAGAGCAAAACAAAAAGGTTATGTTGAAGATAGTTTTAGTTATATTATTGGACATGCTGCAAATGGAGCGATAATTCACTATAGCGCAAAAAATGATGAAAATCTTAAAACTATAGATGATCAAGCACCGCTATTATGTGACTCTGGAGGACAGTACAAGGATGGTACTACCGATATTACAAGAGTACTGCATTTTGGTAGACCTTCAAAAGAGCATAGAAGATACTATACATTAGTGCTTAAAGGGCATTTAGGATTAGGTAGGGCGGTGTTTCCTAAAGGTACAACAGGATCTCATCTTGATGTTCTAGCACGTGAGCATTTATGGCATTTTTGTTCTGACTATAGTCATGGTACTGGTCATGGTGTAGGTAGTTTCCTTGGAGTGCATGAAGGACCTCAAAGGATAAATTCTGCATCAAAAGTTGAGCTTATGCCTGGTATGATTGTCAGTAATGAACCGGGTGCATATTTCCCTGGTGAATTTGGTATTAGAATTGAAAACTTATGCTATGTAAAACAGCGTGACCAAGAGTCTCCTACTGGACATGGGCCATTTTTCTGTTTTGAAGATTTAACTTTGATTCCTTATGAATATAAGTTGATTGAAACATGGATGCTAACTTATACTGAGAAAAAAACTATAAATAACTATTATAGTAGAATTAGAAAAGAAGTATTGCCTTTGATTGAAGATAAAGATGTTAGAGATTTCTTATTATTTAAAACAAGGCATATCAAATAA
- the ispG gene encoding flavodoxin-dependent (E)-4-hydroxy-3-methylbut-2-enyl-diphosphate synthase translates to MSKTNVVKVGDVAIGGDNPVVVQSMTDTYTADIEKTVKQILALHKAGSEIVRLTVNDEPAAAAVPKIVEELAKHKCFVPLVGDFHYNGHTLLSKYPECAKALAKYRINPGNVGFGKKKDTQFAEIIKIAIENNKPVRIGVNWGSLDQSLLAKLIDENNAQEDPLSLQEVMHKALITSALESAKYAEELGLAKDKIIISCKVSEVQDLVAVYQKLASQCDYALHLGLTEAGMGTKGIVASAVSLGILLQQGIGNTIRVSLTPAPNAPRTEEVRVCREILQNLGMRTFTPSVTSCPGCGRTTSSFFRELTSQVKEHLDEKMHTWKEQYKGVEAMKVAVMGCVVNGPGESKNADIGISLPGSGESPVAPVFIDGKKAHTLRGDNISGEFIEIVENYVKNRYGNK, encoded by the coding sequence ATGAGTAAAACAAATGTTGTAAAAGTTGGCGATGTAGCCATAGGTGGAGATAATCCTGTTGTTGTTCAGTCAATGACGGATACATATACAGCGGATATTGAAAAGACAGTTAAACAAATACTAGCTTTGCATAAAGCTGGAAGTGAGATTGTAAGGCTTACTGTAAATGATGAGCCGGCAGCAGCAGCGGTTCCAAAGATTGTTGAAGAGTTGGCTAAACATAAATGTTTCGTGCCATTAGTAGGGGATTTTCATTACAATGGACATACACTTTTAAGTAAGTATCCAGAGTGTGCTAAAGCACTTGCAAAATATCGTATTAATCCTGGTAATGTAGGTTTTGGTAAAAAGAAAGATACACAGTTTGCAGAGATTATAAAAATAGCTATTGAAAATAATAAGCCAGTGCGAATAGGTGTTAATTGGGGAAGTTTAGATCAGTCATTATTAGCTAAGCTGATAGATGAGAATAATGCTCAGGAAGATCCTCTAAGTTTACAAGAAGTTATGCACAAAGCCTTGATAACATCAGCTCTAGAAAGTGCTAAATATGCTGAAGAGCTTGGGTTAGCAAAAGATAAAATTATAATTTCATGTAAAGTCAGCGAAGTACAAGATCTAGTCGCTGTCTATCAAAAACTTGCAAGTCAGTGTGATTATGCTCTTCATTTAGGTCTTACAGAAGCTGGTATGGGTACTAAAGGAATAGTTGCTAGTGCTGTTAGTTTAGGCATTTTGTTACAACAAGGGATTGGTAATACTATTAGGGTATCTCTTACACCTGCACCAAATGCTCCGCGTACAGAAGAAGTCAGGGTGTGCCGTGAGATTTTACAAAATCTAGGTATGCGCACATTTACTCCGAGTGTAACATCTTGCCCAGGCTGTGGTAGAACTACAAGCTCATTTTTTAGGGAGCTTACAAGTCAAGTTAAAGAACATCTTGATGAAAAAATGCATACATGGAAAGAACAATACAAAGGCGTTGAAGCTATGAAAGTAGCTGTGATGGGCTGTGTTGTAAATGGACCTGGTGAGTCAAAAAATGCTGATATTGGAATATCTTTACCTGGCAGTGGTGAGTCACCAGTCGCTCCAGTATTTATAGATGGTAAAAAAGCTCATACTCTAAGAGGAGATAATATCTCAGGAGAGTTTATTGAGATTGTTGAGAACTATGTTAAGAATCGTTATGGTAATAAATAG
- a CDS encoding Nif3-like dinuclear metal center hexameric protein: MHFKELENYLNNYFEIENFKDYAPNGLQVQGDKDIKKVITGVTACQALIDKAIDENADAIVVHHGYFWKGESYPIVGMKYERIAKLIKNGIHLFGYHLPLDGHPKIGNNILLAKKLNLTNLEFFETGSKPDISIIGDCDTNLDNFAKLIENKSSRIPTVIKANDRNKKVAICTGGAQDYIEYAHKVGADTFISGEISERTTHTARELGINYIAAGHHATEKEGAKAIADLLRDKFNLETKFIDIDNPA, translated from the coding sequence ATGCACTTCAAAGAGTTAGAAAATTATTTAAATAATTATTTTGAAATAGAAAACTTTAAAGATTACGCTCCTAATGGATTACAAGTTCAAGGTGATAAAGATATCAAAAAGGTAATCACTGGTGTTACAGCGTGCCAAGCTTTAATTGATAAAGCTATCGATGAAAATGCTGATGCTATTGTAGTACATCATGGCTATTTTTGGAAAGGTGAGAGTTACCCAATAGTTGGTATGAAATATGAGCGTATAGCTAAACTTATAAAAAATGGTATACATCTATTTGGCTACCATCTACCTTTAGATGGACATCCGAAGATTGGTAACAACATTCTATTAGCGAAAAAGTTAAATCTTACAAATCTAGAGTTTTTTGAAACTGGTTCAAAACCTGATATTTCTATTATTGGAGATTGTGATACTAATCTAGATAATTTTGCTAAACTAATTGAGAATAAATCAAGTAGAATTCCAACAGTTATAAAAGCTAATGATAGAAATAAAAAAGTAGCGATTTGTACTGGTGGAGCTCAGGACTATATAGAATATGCCCACAAAGTTGGAGCTGATACTTTTATATCAGGAGAGATCTCAGAACGCACAACTCATACAGCTCGTGAGCTTGGTATAAATTACATTGCAGCTGGGCATCATGCAACTGAGAAAGAAGGAGCCAAAGCAATTGCAGATTTATTAAGAGACAAATTTAATTTAGAAACAAAATTTATAGATATTGATAACCCTGCTTAA